From Cherax quadricarinatus isolate ZL_2023a chromosome 58, ASM3850222v1, whole genome shotgun sequence, a single genomic window includes:
- the LOC128697969 gene encoding uncharacterized protein: MTEPTEPTEPTEPTEPTESTEPPVTATEQTPEDMSPDAETSTVPAEDATETPTEEPTTVPEGSDNLAEATFATFPDFASARPSSTTDTLLGGVVAVDANIWDILANLSSASPESSTPMPGQSILPHLPPIPVPRPTTEHSSLPIPWPELTTDSSSQAGNPPETTVAPNYSLLHACLVLGGDVKSCVAQAEVYGQLLQQDDQGSLQKPTSEDSTPSGIEVIQQIHPFAEILDKTPPSSLNQINNQPEDPRPSDILGVLSQVQAIQESFANSQLFHKPPENTVTSVVHRIQENTTKDLDGLYPHAEVIQSHFYELPQDSNRDNEHAELVPVFPDDVETVEEKPPQTHNSIDLTVRPTSDESITNSIVVEAESPEPPISLITNAGILEVQEKTPAFRPLVHRPSSPLDSEGVEDEEETQTEESNLVLTEEATQRSYIEESRLEEHQVVNTVSSNDQVEMTLFLVSTPSPDQKNEAEPKEDEDPTPPQDPAKLRSPSGASDEGGTAKDPLAEIEDSIFDQEEDTEMIRKDPRAQLIKRLYPHAQILPNKPRRHTSQGA; encoded by the exons ATGACGGAGCCGACGGAACCGACGGAACCGACGGAACCGACGGAACCGACGGAATCGACGGAACCGCCGGTCACCGCTACCGAACAGACCCCTGAAGACATGTCCCCCGATGCGGAAACTTCCACGGTTCCGGCGGAGGATGCGACGGAGACGCCCACCGAAGAGCCCACGACGGTACCCGAAGGCTCGGACAACCTCGCTGAAGCTACCTTCGCTACTTTCCCAGACTTCGCCTCAGCCAGGCCGTCCTCCACAACGGATACACTACTcggaggtgttgtggcagtggaCGCTAACATCTGGGACATCTTGGCAAATCTGTCCTCGGCTAGCCCCGA GAGTTCGACGCCCATGCCCGGTCAGTCGATCTTGCCGCACCTACCGCCCATCCCCGTGCCCCGGCCCACTACCGAACACagcagtctacccatcccctGGCCTGAACTGACCACTGACTCGTCCTCCCAGGCTGGAAACCCTCCGGAAACCACTGTAGCTCCCAATTACTCCCTGCTGCACGCCTGCCTTGTCCTTGGTGGTGACGTGAAGTCTTGCGTTGCTCAGGCTGAGGTGTACGGCCAACTGTTGCAACAGGACGACCAAGGGTCGCTCCAGAAGCCCACGTCAGAAGATTCGACGCCTTCAGGTATCGAAGTCATTCAGCAGATCCACCCGTTCGCCGAAATCCTGGACAAGACGCCGCCCTCGTCGCTGAATCAGATCAACAACCAGCCAGAAGATCCGCGTCCCTCGGATATCCTGGGAGTCCTGTCGCAGGTTCAGGCCATCCAGGAGTCCTTTGCCAACTCGCAACTGTTCCACAAACCGCCGGAGAACACGGTGACCTCAGTCGTTCACAGGATACAGGAAAACACGACTAAGGACCTTGATGGCCTCTACCCTCACGCCGAAGTCATCCAGAGCCATTTTTACGAACTACCGCAAGACAGCAACAGGGACAACGAACACGCTGAATTAGTTCCCGTCTTCCCAGACGACGTTGAGACAGTGGAGGAGAAGCCGCCGCAGACGCACAACTCCATAGACCTGACGGTGAGACCTACATCGGATGAGAGCATTACGAACTCTATCGTAGTGGAGGCGGAGTCTCCAGAACCTCCCATCAGCCTCATAACTAATGCCGGTATTCTGGAGGTCCAGGAGAAAACCCCGGCATTTAGACCTCTTGTTCATCGACCTTCTTCTCCTCTTGATTCCGAaggagtggaagatgaggaggagacaCAGACGGAGGAAAGTAATCTCGTCCTCACTGAGGAAGCCACACAGCGCTCCTATATTGAAGAATCTCGTCTAGAGGAGCACCAGGTGGTAAACACCGTGTCATCCAATGACCAAGTGGAGATGACACTCTTTCTGGTCTCCACTCCTTCTCCAGACCAGAAGAACGAAGCAGAGCCGAAGGAGGATGAGGATCCAACACCCCCACAAGACCCAGCCAAATTAAGAAGTCCCAGTGGCGCTAGTGACGAAGGTGGGACCGCCAAAGACCCACTGGCGGAAATCGAAGATAGTATATTCGACCAGGAGGAGGACACGGAAATGATACGTAAAGACCCACGAGCTCAGCTTATAAAGAGACTCTACCCTCACGCTCAGATTCTCCCCAACAAACCCAGAAGACACACATCACAAGGAGCTTAG